One genomic region from Kamptonema formosum PCC 6407 encodes:
- a CDS encoding response regulator: MLSLNPKRILVIDDAEDVREVAQVSLELVGGWEVLTASSGGEGLAKAILEQPDAILLDVMMPDQDGPTTFQQLQANSATKHIPVILLTAKVMPGDCAYFASLGVVSVIYKPFEPLTLPVQMAKVLGWSEE, translated from the coding sequence ATGTTAAGCTTAAATCCAAAGCGGATCTTGGTAATTGATGATGCAGAAGATGTTCGGGAGGTAGCTCAAGTCAGTCTAGAACTGGTGGGGGGCTGGGAAGTCCTGACGGCTAGTTCTGGAGGAGAGGGTCTGGCTAAAGCTATTCTTGAGCAGCCGGATGCTATTCTTTTGGATGTGATGATGCCTGACCAAGATGGCCCGACTACTTTTCAACAGTTACAAGCTAATAGTGCTACCAAGCATATCCCGGTAATTTTATTGACTGCTAAGGTAATGCCCGGTGACTGTGCATACTTTGCTAGTTTGGGAGTTGTGAGTGTTATTTATAAGCCTTTTGAACCGCTGACCTTGCCTGTTCAGATGGCAAAAGTTCTGGGTTGGAGCGAAGAGTAA